The Cynocephalus volans isolate mCynVol1 chromosome 17, mCynVol1.pri, whole genome shotgun sequence genomic interval ATGGCTGTTTGTGTGTGAATGCCTGGCACCGAGTGTGGGTGAGGGAGGCACGACTTTGAGGCTGGGCGGGGCCCTGGTTCAGAGTCCAGTGGCGTGGACCCACCTTCGCACGACCCCCGCAGCTCCCGACGACCCCTCCCCACGAATCTGGCTGTAAGGAAGGTGGGGGACACCTGTTGGGGGGCCGAGAGCAGGAGAGCCCACGGGGGCCTCTCCCGGTGCGCCCCCGCCCACCTCGCTGGGCTCGGGTCCCGCCCCCGCGGCGGTCGCCAGCAGAGCGGCGAGTGAGCGCACCGCGGCCGGAGGAGCACCAGGCGGCGGGAGCGCTCGGCTTGGCGGGGGACCCCGCGGGGGAACTGAGCAGAGTCAGGGGCCGCCCGAGAGGCGGGCAGAGCAGAGGGAGCGCCGTGGAGACGCCAGGGACAGCGGGTCGCGCCAGGCAGGTGAGTGCGGCCACCCGGCACCTGCAGCGAGAGAGCCCGGCGTCGCGGCCCCGCCGTCTCCTGCCAGTTGCGTCCCGTCCCCGTCCTAGGCTCTGCCTCCGCAGCCCTCTGTTCCCGCGCCTCTTTGGTTCTTGTCCTCTGCCTCTCTGTCCCGTCTCTGTCTATTTTAACCTGTccctgtttctctgtctgtccCCCTCTATTTaacgtctctctctctctctctctaatctcTCCTGCCTCTGTCTTCTGCTGCGTCGGTCTTTCCCTGTCTCCCAGCCAGTCTTACTATTTGTCTCGCTCcacctgtctctgtctctgtctctggtcCCTCTCTCTGGGCTGCCTGTCACTTAGGTCTTTGATATGTATCTCTTCCTCTATCTCTCTTGCCCAATATTTCTATCAATCTCATCTTTGCCCACCTCTGTCTCTCCACCCTTGTCTCTGCGGGGTATTTCTGTCTCTCCATCTTGGTCCCTCCTCTCAGTCTCTGTTTCTCCCCACCTCTGTCTCTCCTTGTCCCTCTGTCTCACCTCCATCTGTCTCCATATCTCCCTGTCATTTTCTCTGTGTCGGGATCTcgctcctctctttccctccctcctccatctccctctgtctcttgGTCTCTGTTGTCCTCTCTGATGTGCTCAGACTCTCCCTGTCCTCAGTCAATGGCCATTGCTGACTCCCTGGGTCTGATCTCTGTCTCTCCTGTTCTTTCTACCTCTCTCTTTCTGTAGATCTCTGGGAAAGCTCTTTCGGCCTCTTTCCTTATGACCCCCCCACACTTCCCTGAATCCATGACCACCTCCTCTTGTGTTGGGTGGGGAAGGCAGCAAGACCCAGCACCCATAATTTCCTCCCCCACAGGCAGCCCTTTTCTCAGGGCACCGCCTGGTTCCAGGGCCCCCCCCAGCGGGGGGACTGCGCCTGGAAGCTGTGATGGAGGCCCTGCAGAGGCAGCAGGCAGCTCGGCTGGCCCAGGGAGTGGTGCCATTAGCCCCTCCacacccaccactgccaccaaaGCCTCCCCTTCCTGGCCCCCGGACCCTACAGGTCCCTGAGGGGGCTTTGGGAGAGGTTGGggctgaggaagaggaggatgcCGAAGAGGACGAGGAGGGGGAGGAAGCCGGGGCAGAGGAGGCAGCAGCTGAGGAGAGCCGTCCAGGGGCCCAGGGCCCCAGCTCACCTTCCAGCCAGCCCCCTGGACCCCATCCCCATGAGTGGACCTACGAGGAACAGTTCAAGCAGGTAGGACCCCCTCAATGTCAGGCCCTCTCCCCTTCCTAATCTCTGGGCAAAAGTGAGCCAGGTGATTAGTAGCCCACCCATCCCCACTGCCCTCTGCAGGATggaaagacagacaaaaagacACAGAGACCTAGGGAGAGTCAGTGAGAAGACTGGAAGATAGATagtggcagggagggagagacaaACACCCAGATACACAGAGAAGTGCATAGGGACACACTAAGATGTGCAGGAGACGCCCAGAAACATGGAGACTCACACACTGGAAGCCATTGGTGGGGCTGGAAGGGAAAGTGGGAGGGGTGTAGGGACATTTGAGGAAGGAGGATCTGGGGGCTGGGGATTCCAGTGTCAGCACCACTCCACCTACCCTCTCACACAAGTACAAGGTCATATTCCAGTGACCAGTGGCGGTTTCCCAGGCTCTCTACCTCTGTCTTTGGAAGCAGAATAGCGGATGCCACTCCCTTAGCAGGGTGGTACACCCCTCCTCTCTTTCCTGTTGCACCACCCCACTCACTCCAATCCAAATCTTCTCCCTGACCTGAGTTCCATGGATGACAGTTCCCAGGCTTTGATGGCCACTACAGCTGCAGTATGGCTAACGGGCTGCTTTGCAACTGGGAATGAGAAGACCTTAGTCACAGGGATTTAATTTGAGGTGCTTCCTCCCTGTGGAACCCTTCTGGGTGTTATTCTAAGGACACTACTCCAGGCTGTCACTATGAAGGTGTTACACAGGGTTGTGATTCCAGGTATGCTATTTTGGTGGTGTTATCCATAGGGAGTTGGTCTTGGGTATTTTCCAGAAGTGTTAATCTGTGGTTAGTACAACATGGCAGCATTACTATAAAACCGGGAGTGTTACTCAGGGCTCTGCTACTCTGGAGATGTGACTTTAGTGACTGATTCTTCTGGGTATAATTCTGGGGATTATTACTTGAAGAGTGTATTATTTGTGGGTATCCATCTAAGACTTAGGGCCCAGTTGTCGTGGGAGTGTGACTCTAAAGGTGGATTTCTGGGGGTTTTTACTCATGGGTGTTTTTTTACTCTGAGAGTTCTTATTGGGAGATAGACTGTTACCTATGGGTGTTTCTTGGGGACTATTACTCTGACTGCAGGGACTGTTACAATGACTCCACAACTTTGGAGATTGTTCCTCTTGTGTGGTATTTGGGAGGTGATACTGGAGGTAGAGCTCCAGGTGACTGGGAAGGGGTGGGATGGCCTGTGAGCCCTTCAAGCCCTGACCCCCCAGGTCCTGGGTGGCACAGAGTCAGTGCTTCTGTGGTGGCTTCTTGAGTAGGCAGGGTAAGTGCCTCTGGAAGGAGATCAGACCAGGAGAGCTGAGGGGCCCCAGGTGTCAGTACAGGAGCTTCTGAGTATCCGTTCTGCCTAAGGGATGGGTTAGAGGCATCTCTATCCCTCACCCACCCCCAGCACTGGCACACAGGGATATGAACAGCATGAACCTCTTGCATGAATGAATAAGAGTGAATGAGTGCCTCAGATATATCTGTTAGTCTCCTCAGTGTGGAACACAGCCCCAGCCTGGCTTCCTTCTTAGGGCTCTGAATGCCCCTTAAAGTGTGGGAAGACTCAGGCCTGGAGGCAGGCTGAGCCTCCCCAGCTCCTTCTTGCCTCCTCTCTTCTCCTACTCCCCAAATGGGTGGCTTGAGCTGCTCAGGGCAACATTAACCCATACAGGTCTCTGTGTATAGAAAAAGGAGCCCCTAATTGCCCCCGGGAGGAAAGAGCCTAATGCCAGAGAGTCCACATTCAGACCCTACTCACCTCTTCAGCTAAGGTCCCTTGTTCAGGGTACAACCTGAACTGGTgtcctgggagggaggggagtcAGCGGAGCTGGAGAATGACTCTGATTCATCCCCAGCTGTACGAGCTCGATGCAGACCCGAAGAGGAAGGAATTTCTGGATGACCTGTTTAGCTTCATGCAGAAGAGGGGTGAGTAGGCTGACATGCGGGAAGGACCCTGGAATTGTCCCAACTTATCAGGTTTGAGGGAGACTTCAGGGTTTAGTCCTCATGCAGAGGCCTGAGCTTGGCAGCACCTGTCCTTTGGGCCCTCAATAGCATCTTTAACCTCTGACCCTGCCCCCCTTGTTCACCCCAGGATTAATTGGTGGCCAGCCCACTGGCAGGTTAATGAGTGTGGGATCAattgggagggtgggagggagaactTGTGGTGGGGGGGGCTTGGGACGTGAGAGTCCTGGGACTGGAGGGCTGGGAATGTCTTGCTTCTCTATTGAGGACCCTTCCACCAGCCTGTctgtcctcagtttccccttgcTTCAGGCAGGGGACACCCTATGTGCTCTACAGCAGGAAGGACTGGGATTAGACTGAAGGGAGGACTTCCCAAGGGGTAGGCCGGGGACCATGTGAATTGGGGCTGTGGTGGAAGAGAAATTCCTTTCCAGGAATCTCAGAGCTGGAAGAGAATGCAGGAAGGGTCCAGGAGGGCATGAGGGTGGGCGGCAGTCCATCACTTCGGCTTCTCCCCAGATTCATGGGACCTAACATTGACTCATTATCTCTCTCTACAAAGCTAATTAACTCACTCAGAGCGCAGCCTGATAAGCTGCTAATTAACTAGCTGCACTACCCCCTCTTCCTTAGTGCAGCTGCTGGCCCAAATCCCCCggcccccaccccagacccagcACCCCTCTGGGGTCCCTTCCTTCCTCAGGACCTTCAGTGGGCTCCAGGTCCTCTTGCTCCCCAGGGAGGCCCAGTCATTCTGGTTTCAGTGTTCCCTTTCTGCCGCCCCTCCACTGGGGGTTGGGGCTGTCTGAGGAGATCCCAGCATTACctgtctccttcctccccccagtTGTGCCTCCCTCCGCTCCcgctgctgggggagggggtcccGCAGGGCCGATAATTTTCCCCCATTAATCAGGCCGCAGCTAATTGTTCGGGTCCAAAGGCGGCAGCGGAAGGGGACGGGATCGGTAAGGAATTAACTGGGGCCCATCGCTCAGCGCAGACAGGCCCTTTTGTCAGGACTGGCCAGCGTAGGCGGCGCGGGCTGCGGAGTCGGCGGGCCGAGGCGGGGGCTAATTCCTCTCCCACCCGCCGTCTCCCGACCTCGGGCAGCCACTGGGGGCTGCTGCTTAGGGGAGCCCGGCTCCTTAGCACTGTCCAGAAGTCCTTCCTATGGTCTActccaggggtcagcaaactaaagcttgtgggccaaatccagccgcCTGCGAGACGAGAATGGCTCTTACATGTTTAAATAGTTGGAAAACGTTAAAAGACGAATAACAATTTCAGACGTGTGAAAATCGAATTTCAGagtctgtaaataaagttttgttggtacacagccatgcccattcctctatcatctatggctgctttgAGTTAATAGTTGCGGCAGAGATCGTTTCGCCcgcagagcctaaaatatttacaatctggccttttacagaagtttgccaactcctggtcTAGCCTCCTGTCTCTTCCACTAAAATGGAGGCCCTGGGGTTTCTGCCTGTAATCCCACTTCccatccctccttctctccctccctcctctggggTCCTGTCCTGTACCCGGCCCTCTTCTAGGCATCCAACTCCCTCGGTCCCCGGGGATGCCCGCAGACAGGGTTTTAGTCTTAGTGTCCTGACTCTCTGCCCACTCCCCACCAGGGACGCCAGTGAACCGCGTGCCCATCATGGCGAAGCAGGTGTTGGACCTGTATGCGCTGTTTCGCCTGGTGACGGCCAAGGGCGGCCTGGTGGAAGTCATCAACCGCAAAGTGTGGCGGGAGGTCACGCGGGGCCTCAGCCTGCCCACTACCATCACTTCGGCCGCCTTCACTCTCCGCACCCAGTGAGGCCAGGGGAGTGAGCGGAGTGGAAGGAGCGCGCGGGGCGGGGGGGCCGGGCGCGGAGGGCCCCGGGGCGGGCGACGGCGTGTGGGACTTGACCAGCTGGCCCCagcctcccactcccaccccaccccaccccacccacttcCGCTTCTAGGTACATGAAGTACCTGTACCCGTACGAGTGCGAGACGCGGGCGCTCAGCTCGCCGGGGGAGCTCCAGGCCGCCATAGACAGCAATCGGCGCGAGGGCCGTCGCCAGGCTTACACCGCCGCCCCGCTCTTCGGCTTGGCGGGGCCGCCACCGCGGGGCGCTCAGGGCCACCCCTCTGGACCTGGCCTCGCCCCGCCCGCGACCCCGCTCGACCCCGCCCAGGGCTCCGCCTCCGGTCTGCCGGCGCACGCGTGCGCCCACCTGAGCCCGAGCCCCATTAAGAAAGGTGAGAGGGGCGAAGGGCGGAGGTTTGGGTGTTTCTGAGGTCTAGGCGGGATCTGAGATATAGGAAACATTAACATGTGGGGACTCTGAAGTCTGGGAAGCATTGAGGTATGGGAGCAGTAAGGTCTGACCGGGCTCTGAGGTTTGGGGGTCGCTAAGGTTTAGGGGTCCTGATGTTTGGGGTAAATAAAACCTTGAGTGGTCTAGGGTACTGGTGACTGCGGTGATGAGCTGAAGCCCAGGAAAATGTTCTTTATCCACAGCAGCTCCATTTCACACCTGTCCACCCAGGGCTCCTGTTTGCATGTGGTGTGTGCCTCCTGGGACCTGGAGTATTTAACAACCAAGAACAAGAAAATCCCTCAAACTCTCTTGGACCAACCTAGACATATATTGGCCCTTTGGGCTGTAAGGCAGCCTTCAGGCTAAGGCTCTGATGGGAAGAGAGATTAAGTGAGGGATAAGAGATTGGTGCGTGAGCTTGGGTGACCTCTCATGGTCCCAGGCCTGGGGGAGAACCAAATGCAGAGACAAACAGGGGAGCTGAAAAACCTATTCTTCCAGAGGAGGGTGGAACTCCAACCCCTCGCCTGGCAGTGCCTGTGGGCCTGGCCTTGGGACCTGCACGAGAGAAGTTGGCACCAGAGGAGCCACCAGAGAAGAGGGCTGTGTTGATGGGGCCTATGAACCCACCTCGACCCAATGCACCCCTCGGTTTTCTGCCCCGTGGGAAGGTTCCCCTGAGGGGTGAGGAGAGACTTGTTGGTGATGGGGCTTTGGGACTGTACGCTGAGGGAGGATAGACCCATCACCGGATGGATGTTGGAGGTGGGGCACAGAGATCCCTCTATAAACAACAGCGTGATTGCAGGTGTGGAACTGGAGTGGTATGGGGGCTGTCTACAGGGATGGGGGGCACTTCTAAGTCTGAAGTCTGATTCCCCAAAACATGACTCTTTTGCCCCACCTCCTGGACAGAAGAGCGGCTGGATGGGCCTCTCAATCTGGCAGGCAGTGGCATCAGCAGTATCAACATGGCCCTAGAGATCAACGGGGTAGTCTACACTGGTATGGGTACTGCAGGCTGTCTACACTGGCATGAGGTCAAGAGTATTTAGACTGGCATGGGGATTTTAGACCTTCTCTACTAGCATGAGGTGCAGGGATATCTAAACTTGCATGGGTGACATGGGATTCAGAGGATTGCTATACTGGCAAGGGTTAAAGGGGGTGTCTACATGGCATGGGGTCCAAGGCATGACCTCTCTGGCATGGGTACCATGGGGTGTCTGCCTTGTCATGGGCCTATGTATCAGTGTAAATATTATTGACCTGTTTGAGTGTATTTACATTGGCATAAGAGTTTCTCACCGACCCAGCGGGCTTGTCCTCATTGGTTTGTGGCAGGGGTATGTGTGTGGTGTTCTAACAATCAAGACACTTACTTTTGTTCCCCTCTTCTGTTTCCATGTCCTACCCCCTCCTGCGTGTGTTTGCTCTCTACCATTTCCTCACCCCTTTGCCAGGCGTCCTCTTTGCCCGCCGCCAGTCTGTGCCAGCTTCCCAGGGCCCAACCAACCCTGCACCCCCACCCTCTACAGGGCCCCCTTCCAGCACCTTGCCCTGAGAGCTCCTACTTGGAACTATGAGTCCTTACCCCATTGCTGAGGGGGGAAGGAGACCCCCTGCACCTTGATTCTTCTGGGGTGCCTATTCTGGGACCCAGCCTTGGGAGTtgaccacaccaccaccaccactcccaTGCCATGTGGACTTGAAGCCAAAGGGTTTTCTTTTGATGTTACATCTACCTCAATGTAAGAAGGAGGGCATGTCCCCCTTGGCCAATTCTAGCAGCATCTACCAAAGGATTCTTCCCCCAGTAATCCTCGTCATCCCCTCATGTGCCCACTATGTCAGTGTCATCTCTAGGGACCCACCTCTTTGTGTCAGCCCTGCTACTCTTCAGGAGCCAGGTGAAGAGTTGGGTTGGGGTGTTGTGGAGACATCCCTCACGTCATATTTGGACAATAAAGCTGCAGTCCCTCCCTCTCCAGTGACTCTTCTTGTTTGGgtctgggaggtggggaggaatgGTGTGGTACATAGGATGCCTTGGGCCAGGGGCTCTCAGAGGAGGAGGCAGAATAGCGAGGCTCCATGAGAATAGAAGAGCTCCCTCTCTTGAATCTGACTGCCTGAGTTCAAGTCCCAATTCTGTCACTATAGTTCTGgatggccttggacaagtcatttaaccgTTTGAACCTTAGAAGACTCCAGAAGATTATGGCAACTCACTGAGCGTCCTACTGATTTCTCTATAGGAATGAACCTGTCCTGGAATAGCAGGTGTATTTATAGGTGCAGCCTCAGGAAATGAGGTGGGGAAACTCTTTGGT includes:
- the ARID3C gene encoding AT-rich interactive domain-containing protein 3C isoform X2, with protein sequence MEALQRQQAARLAQGVVPLAPPHPPLPPKPPLPGPRTLQVPEGALGEVGAEEEEDAEEDEEGEEAGAEEAAAEESRPGAQGPSSPSSQPPGPHPHEWTYEEQFKQLYELDADPKRKEFLDDLFSFMQKRGTPVNRVPIMAKQVLDLYALFRLVTAKGGLVEVINRKVWREVTRGLSLPTTITSAAFTLRTQYMKYLYPYECETRALSSPGELQAAIDSNRREGRRQAYTAAPLFGLAGPPPRGAQGHPSGPGLAPPATPLDPAQGSASGLPAHACAHLSPSPIKKEERLDGPLNLAGSGISSINMALEINGVVYTGVLFARRQSVPASQGPTNPAPPPSTGPPSSTLP
- the ARID3C gene encoding AT-rich interactive domain-containing protein 3C isoform X1, whose translation is MEALQRQQAARLAQGVVPLAPPHPPLPPKPPLPGPRTLQVPEGALGEVGAEEEEDAEEDEEGEEAGAEEAAAEESRPGAQGPSSPSSQPPGPHPHEWTYEEQFKQLYELDADPKRKEFLDDLFSFMQKRGTPVNRVPIMAKQVLDLYALFRLVTAKGGLVEVINRKVWREVTRGLSLPTTITSAAFTLRTQYMKYLYPYECETRALSSPGELQAAIDSNRREGRRQAYTAAPLFGLAGPPPRGAQGHPSGPGLAPPATPLDPAQGSASGLPAHACAHLSPSPIKKEEGGTPTPRLAVPVGLALGPAREKLAPEEPPEKRAVLMGPMNPPRPNAPLGFLPRGKVPLREERLDGPLNLAGSGISSINMALEINGVVYTGVLFARRQSVPASQGPTNPAPPPSTGPPSSTLP